The following proteins are co-located in the Microplitis demolitor isolate Queensland-Clemson2020A chromosome 5, iyMicDemo2.1a, whole genome shotgun sequence genome:
- the LOC103570402 gene encoding 26S proteasome non-ATPase regulatory subunit 13, whose protein sequence is MAVASASKDVNTFLNQRQNVTDKELAADWAQLEELYNKKLWHQLTLKLETFVKHPALHKGDSLVQLYKNFLSTFENKINALSFVEILAHVIEQFTNKEEAVEFLEKTEPKVTNNNEAIALCKVLQGQILLDKLHDEDRTKKIIDDVETMLDNADGITTVHGRFYLLASRLYRLQGKHAEYYRTALRYLGCIDLSTLTKQEQEQHAFFLGLAALLGDGVYNIGELLAHPVLQSLKGTPNSWLVDLLQAFNAGDIVALEKLKSQWAKVADLAAQELKLRQKISLLCLMEMTFKRQANNRQLTFAEISQETRLPINEVELLVMKALAQGLVRGAIDQVAGTVNMTWVQPRVLDRTQIASMVQKLDHWCKDVNTMENLLESRATEILTL, encoded by the exons GCTTTGGCACCAGCTTACTTTAAAATTAGAGACTTTTGTCAAGCATCCAGCACTCCACAAAGGCGACAGTCTTgtacaattgtataaaaatttcttatcaacATTCGAAAATAA aataaaTGCTTTATCTTTTGTGGAGATATTAGCCCATGTTATTGaacaatttacaaataaaGAAGAAGCTGttgaatttttagaaaaaactgAGCCTAAAGTAACCAATAATAATGAAGCAATTGCATTATGTAAAGTATTACAAGGACAAATTCTTTTGGATAAACTTCATGATGAAGatagaactaaaaaaataatcgatgatGTTGAGACAATGCTTGATAACGCTGATGGTATTACTACAGTTCATGGAAGATTTTATCTCTTAGCTAGCAGATTATATCGATTGCAAGGAAAACATGCCGAATATTATCGCACAGCACTAAG atatctAGGCTGTATTGATTTAAGTACTTTAACCAAACAAGAACAAGAGCAGCACGCATTTTTCTTAGGTCTAGCTGCTCTTCTAGGAGACGGAGTTTATAATATCGGTGAATTATTAGCTCATCCAGTGTTACAATCACTCAAAGGTACACCAAACTCTTGGCTTGTTGATCTTCTTCAAGCATTTAATGCTGGTGACATTGTggcattagaaaaattaaagtcaCAATGGGCTAAAGTAGCCGATTTAGCAGCACAAGAATTAAAACTAAGGCAAAAAATCTCACTTCTTTGTCTTATGGAAATGACATTTAAAAGACAGGCCAATAATCG tcAACTTACATTTGCTGAAATTTCTCAAGAGACTCGATTACCAATCAATGAAGTTGAATTATTAGTTATGAAAGCACTTGCTCAAGGTCTTGTTCGTGGTGCTATTGATCAGGTAGCAGGCACTGTCAATATGACTTGGGTTCAACCACGTGTACTAGATCGTACTCAAATTGCTAGTATGGTTCAAAAACTAGATCATTGGTGTAAAGACGTAAATACAATGGAAAATCTACTTGAATCCCGTGCAACAGAAATCTTAactctttaa
- the LOC103570399 gene encoding SID1 transmembrane family member 1, with the protein MYIFLMLTSLFFLVGAVDVTSKNLISSLNPEVITANYGDQNIKVINSSLEYVFLYPDTDNNDTARINVQSNATSEKPLLVVVKQKKGILSWQIPLLIDSKNTNPLWYNKTSRTLCSSKYYNQLNEIELDIDNVIVSIFTSSELPLHFNLTVVLENDFYLTLGESREVTISPSEPRYYGYNFSDQVESGSVLMKIESESDTCMTVSIQDTTCPVFDLERNIQFSRYWQTVSQLGGITVPKEIYPNGFFVVLVLKGDDIDCVGQIGSIMRYKKFKLSITPNITKKEGIKAASIALIIGIAFCCCYIIGVVTHNVRLRRQLRRQLTSESETLPRPEELLTPEIEEAGPRYDDTLDEDSSLDEDDIDMLDDAFSDKEIIRTKRVLAVSDLARKDPKILRHKSRLYLYYLGTIAVFYALPVVQLVATYQNVLHVTGNQDLCYYNFLCSHPFFGFSDFNHVFSNFAYVLLGLLFILLTYVREQNDLEHEEKKKSYGIPQHYGLFYAIGTALMMEGLLSACYHVCPNHTNFQFDTSFMYIISVLCMVKIYQTRHPDINARATVTFAVLALMIFLGTVGVLNGSDYFWIIFTILHLLICLLLTAQIYYMGRWKFDRGLTQRVIMTFKHDARAGVTHLLRPMYAGRLILLVIANFCNVAIAVLGNMHHEKDFATFLLAVLMLNLLLYTFFYIVMKVCYRERILFQPLCYIVLSFITWGFALYFFINKSVSWSLLPAQSRHFNMPCKLLNFFDFHDIWHFLSALAMFFSFMVLLTLDDDLEDTHRSQIPIF; encoded by the exons ATGTATATCTTCTTGATGCTCACCAGCTTATTTTTTCTGGTTGGAGCAGTTGATGTTAcctccaaaaatttaatatcatcaCTTAATCCTGAAGTTATTACAGCAAACTATGGAgatcaaaatataaaagtaataaattcatCACTAGAGTATGTCTTTCTTTACCCTGATACAGAT aataatgaTACGGCGAGAATAAATGTACAAAGTAATGCCACTTCCGAAAAGCCTTTATTAGTTgttgtaaaacaaaaaaaaggtattttatCATGGCAAATACCACTACTGATTGACAGCAAAAATACTAATCCACTATGGTACAATAAAACTAGCCGAACACTATGTTcatcaaaatattacaatcaattaaatgaaattgaattgGATATTGATAATGTTATTGTCAGTATTTTTACTAGTAGTGAATTACCTTTACACTTTAATCTTACTGTTGTActagaaaatgatttttatttgac tttgggAGAGAGTCGAGAAGTAACTATATCTCCGTCTGAACCAAGatattatgggtataattttTCTGATCAAGTTGAAAGTGGATcagttttaatgaaaattgaatCCGAAAGTGATACGTGTATGACTGTTTCGATACAAGACACAACT tgTCCAGTTTTTGATTTAGAaagaaatattcaattttctcGATACTGGCAAACTGTATCACAGTTAGGTGGTATAACAGTCCCC AAAGAAATTTATCCAAATGGATTTTTTGTGGTGCTTGTATTGAAAGGGGATGACATAGATTGTGTTGGTCAAATAGGATCAATAATgcgatataaaaaatttaaattatcaataacacctaatataacaaaaaaagaagGTATAAAAGCCGCATCGATTGCTTTGATTATTGGAATAGctttttgttgttgttacaTAATTGGTGTTGTAACGCACAATGTTCGTCTCCGCCGACAATTACGTCGACAATTAACAAGCGAGTCAGAAACTCTTCCCCGACCAGAGGAACTTCTTACTCCTGAAATAGAAGag gcTGGTCCTCGTTATGATGATACCCTTGACGAGGATTCATCATTAGATGAAGATGATATAGACATGTTAGATGATGCTTTTTcagataaagaaataattcGTACAAAAAGAGTGTTGGCTGTATCTGATTTAGCTCGAAAAGATCCAAAGATTCTTCGACATAAATCACGACTTTACTTGTATTATCTTGGTACAATAGCGGTATTTTATGCTTTACCTGTAGTTCAATTAGTCGCGACTTATCAAAATGTTTTGCACGTTACTGGAAATCAAGACTTGTGTTATTATAACTTCCTTTGCTCACATCCATTTTTTGGGTTTTCCGATTTTAATCATGTCTTCTCAAATTTCGCTTATGTTTTATTGGGTCTACTGTTTATTCTTTTGACGTACGTCAGAGAGCAAAACGATCTTGAACAtgaagagaagaaaaaaagttatggtaTCCCACAACATTATGGATTATTTTATGCAATAGGTACAGCTCTTATGATGGAAGGATTACTTTCTGCTTGTTATCACGTGTGTCCAAATCATACTAATTTTCAATttg atacaagttttatgtatattatttcTGTACTAtgtatggtaaaaatttatcaaactcGACATCCCGATATAAATGCTCGCGCTACAGTAACTTTTGCAGTACTTgctttaatgatttttttgggAACTGTTGGTGTATTAAATGGCtctgattatttttggattattttcacaattttacatttattaatatgtcTTTTATTAACggctcaaatttattatatggGTAGATGGAAATTTGATAGAGGTTTAACTCAACGAGTAATAATG ACATTCAAACATGATGCACGAGCTGGTGTTACTCATCTTCTAAGACCAATGTACGCTGGAAGATTGATATTACTTGTAATTGCAAATTTCTGTAATGTTGCAATAGCTGTATTGGGTAATATGCATCATGAAAAAGATTTCGCAACATTTTTATTAGCTGTACTCATGCTTAATTTACTtctctatacatttttttatattgttatgaaa gtGTGTTATCGCgaacgaattttatttcaaccatTGTGTTATATAGTATTGTCATTTATAACATGGGGATTtgctctttatttttttattaacaaatcaGTCTCATGGTCATTATTACCGGCACAGTCACGGCACTTTAATATgccatgtaaattattaaatttctttgattttcATGATATCTGGCACTTTCTTTCTGCTCTTGCAATGTTCTTTTCATTTATGGTATTATTGACACTTGATGACGATCTAGAAGATACTCATAGAAGTCAAATAcctattttttaa